The following is a genomic window from Bacteroidia bacterium.
CGTGCGCCAGATCCCGCCGTCCGCAGCACCGATAAAAATCGTTCGCGGATTGGAGGGGTTGACCGCTATAGTCATGATGCGACCGCCGATAGTAAACGGCCCACGGTTGATCCATCGATAATCCGATCGAACTCCATTACGGCCTCGCGGTGCGTAGTATGACATGCCGCGTTGCATGTCCTCCCATGCCCGAACCCGTGCGCCTTCTGGGATTGTGCCCCCCGGATATGTGGCGCGCGTGTAGAAGTACTCCTGGCGTTGGATGGCATTTCCCCGCGACGGAACGGAAGGACGTTGCTCCACCGGCTGGATGATCGGGACCGCCATGCCGGCATCCTGTGTGCGCGCTGTGATTGGGAACATGACAAACAGAGACACGACCGCGAAAAGCGTCGCACTATTCCGCTGTGGGGAGAGAACCATGAGGCCTCCGTCGGATCGAAGTGATGGGACACAGTATGTGAATGCGAATGACGCAGGAATAATACGTCGGGAAAGCGCCGATAGCAAGAAAAAAATAAAAGCAAGATTATTTTAAATAATGATGCGACCGACGAGTTCGCGCGAGGCCTGAATGGGAGAAAGCAATGCAGGGCGGCAGGAGTATCGATTCCCTCATGCAATATGCTTCTGTGTACGGATTTTTCGTCGGGATGCATAGGCGCGGGATATCGTCTATTTCGATGACGGCGGTATATTGTTCCTATCACTTCCTTCAACAAGAAAGGCGGGTTCCCAATGAGCAACAACCCCATCCTCTCCATACAAAAACTCGGCTTCCAGTGGGAAACTGTCGATCCCTTCCTGTTCTGTGTCCATCATGCGGACGCCTATCCCCGCGGCAATGCCGAGATGGGCCCCGCCGCGTCGCTTGCGGGACGCAACCTCGGTCAGGATTTTGAGCTCCGTGACGGGTGGCGCATGTATCATGGTGAACGCGTGCCCGGATTTCCCGCGCATCCGCATCGCGGGTTCGAAACGGTGACCGCTGTGCTCCGGGGTTTCGTGGATCACTCCGATTCCCACGGTGCGGCCGGTCGCTACGGCATGGGTGATGTGCAATGGATGACCGCCGGCAAGGGATTGCAGCACTGTGAAATGTTTCCGCTGATCAACCAGGAAAAGGAAAATCCATTGGAGTTGTTTCAGATCTGGCTGAATCTCCCTGCCGCGAAGAAGTACGTCGAAGCACATTTTCGCATGCTCTGGGCGGAGAGCATCCCGACGACGGAACACCGCGATGTTTCAGGGAAGAAGACGCTCTGTACGCTGATTACCGGACGCATCGGGCAGACCGTCGCACCGGATCCGGCACCGGACTCCTGGGCGGCAGATCCGGCGAATTACGTGGTGATTGCTATCATCGCGATGGAGGAAGGCGCGAGGTGGACGCTTCCCGCTGCTCCTGAGAACGTGCGCCGTACCCTCTACGCGTTCGAGGGGAGCGCCCCGGGTATCGACGGGACAGAGTTGCCATTCTACCACTCCGCCGAATTGCGGCCCGATGTCGCAGTGGAACTCGATGCCAGAGGCGGTCCGCTCCGTATGTTGCTGCTGCAGGGACGTCCCATCGGTGAACCTGTGGTGCAGTACGGTCCGTTCGTGATGAACACCCGCGCCGAGATTCAGCAGGCCTTCGAGGATTTTCAGCGTACGGAGTTCGGGGGCTGGCCGTGGGAACGGAGCGACAATGTGCATGATCGTGAAAAGGGGAGGTTTGCCCGGCACGCCGACGGTAGACTCGAACAGCCCTCGTAAACGTCGGTACGTTTTCGGCGCCTGCACGCGCCGGCAGGGATTATCTCCAACCGCACCGAGTCGAGGTCCGCGATTCCCGATCACGGCGAAGCATTGCTGCACATGCCGTTCAGCGGCGAAACGGTGCAATTCAACAAGCGGAGTTGCCTGTCCGATTGTCATCTGCTATATTTCCTGACGTGGCGTTCAGCAGCATCGTCACCTCTATACCGATACGAAACAATCTTGGAGCACCTCATGAGCGAAACGAAAGAGCATCTCAAGGAAGCATTTGCCGGTGAGAGCCAGGCCAATCAGAAATACCGCGCCTTCGCGAAAAAAGCAGAGCGCGAGGGCTATCCCAACATCGCGAAACTCTTCCGCACCACCGCCGAAGCGGAACGTATTCATGCCGAAGGACACTTTGCCGCGCTGGAAGGAATAGGCAGCACTGCGGAAAATCTGAAAGCTGCCATCGATGGCGAAACCTACGAGTATCAGGAAATGTATCCGCCCATGCTCGAAACGGCCGAGGCCGCAGCACACCGTGCGCGAACGATGTTCGGGTACGCCGTCAAGGCGGAAGAGGTCCACGCGCAACTCTACGCACTGGCGCTCAAGGCCGCCGAAGAGGGACGTGACCTCGAGGTCAGCGAGTTCTGGCTCTGTCCCGTCTGTGGACATATCGAGTTCGGAACCCCGCCCGACAAATGCCCCATCTGCGGCCTGAAGTCCGAAAAATTCGTTGTCGTCGTATAAATTGGCGGAGAGCAGAGAGCGGTCGTGCTTTCCGCTCTCCGCTCTCCGCTTGCTTCCCGTCCGAAAATACGCTAATTTTAACTGATGCGTATTTTACGTCATAGCGCCCTCGCTCCCTCGCTCCGTTTGAGATTGTTCACGGTGTTGATGTTGGCCTTCGGATTTGTCTGTGGCACGTTTATCAGCAGCTACGCGCCGAGTATGTATTGCGGGGTGCTTGCTCCCTGTGCGGATGCCGGCACGCACAGCGATCATGATACGGATGCCGCCACGCACTGCGAGGTGCTTTCGGAGTGCGGATCGTGCCCCGACAGCGGGACGGACGTCTGTGAAAACGAAAGCCGGACAGACGAAAAGTGCTGCACCAAGGATTGTCCCGAGTGTTTCTTCTGTCATAGCGGTCCGCTGGTTCTGCTCGGCGCTTCCGCCGCATCGTACTTCGCTCCCGCTGTGGCGACCCTTCAGCAGCAGGATGAACAACCGCTTTTCCTTCCTTCACCTCCTCTTCACCAACCTCCGAGATTTCTGAAATACACCCAGATCTGATTTTTTTTTTTCCTATCAGCTTCGGAGTATTTCATGAAAAACAGTCTCAGGCGCATTGCGCCATTGTTGCTGTGCCTATTTTCACTTGCGCTGCCGTACAGCATCCTGGCCCAAACCATTCACGGTTCGGTCAGTGCTGTGGAAGAGGGACAAAGCGTCGCTCTCCCCAAAGCCCACGTGTTCTGGCTCGGGACGAAAGATGGCGTCCTCACGGACGATCACGGGCATTTTCACATCGAACGCAAACGCGACGCGACACATCTTGTCGTCAGTCATGTTTCCTGGGAAACCGACACGATTCTCGTCGGAGACCGACTAAGCATTGACGTACTTCTGTCTGTACCGCGAACAACAGAAACCGTCGAAGTCACAGCCACCGCTCCGGATACCTACGTCGCGCCGATACCCCAACGCACGGAGGTTATAACCGCTCAGGAATTGGAGAAAGCCGCCTGTTGCGACCTTGCCGGTTGCTTCGGCACGACCTCCTCGGTACAACCCGACGCAACGGACGTCATCACGGATACCCGCCAATTGACCATGCTCGGTCTCGGTGGTGTCTATACGCAGGTGCTCGTTGATAACGTGCCGTTGCCCGGCGACCGGCTTACACGACAGTTCGGAATACAGAGCATCCCTGGTCCCTGGGTCAATCGTATCATGGTCAGCAAAGGCGCCGGCGGCGTCGGCCAGGGGTCATCTGCCGTGTCCGGCCTGATCAACGTGCTGCTGCTGGAGGGGATGGAAGAAAATCGCGTCTTTTTCAACGCATTCGGTATGAGCCATCTTGAACAGCAGTACAACGCCTACGTCACAACCAGCGTGGAAAAATGGAATACCATTCTCATGCTGCATGGAACGCGTCACGGAAAACGCATGGACCGCGACGGCGATAGCTTCATGGATGCGCCGAATGTGGACCGTTACTCGCTGCTGAACAAATGGACGTACACCAACGAGGAAGATTTCACGACCAACACCGGCATCCGCTTTGCCTGGGAAGACCGCCTGGGTGGTCAGATGGATTTCAATGAATCGCTGCATCGCGGCGGCACGGACGTCTACGGTCAGCGTATGCGGAACAACCGGGCCGAAATCTATAATCGCTCGGACATAGGCCTCGGCGAGGGTCTGACCCTGCGTACCCATGCCATCGCTTCGCTGCACGAACTCGACGCGTTCTACGGCACTACCTCCTACGATGCCACGCAATACGCGGGCTTTGCCGATGCATGGCTCGTGATGGAACCGGACGAGACACACACGCTGACGCTCGGCGCATCCTGGTCCTGGAGCGAGTTGCAGGAAAACGTCGATACAGGCCTCAATCCTCTGGGAAAAAGCTACGCCGGCTCCTACAACCTTTTGGAATCCGTACCCGGGGTGTTCATTGAAAGCAAACTGCTGCTGTACGACAAGGTACTCTCGCTCGTTACGGGCGTACGTGCGGATCATTACCGCGAGTACGGGATAGCGATGACACCCCGACTGTTTCTGCGCTACAACATGGACGAGGTCACCACGCTGCGTCTTTCGGCGGGAACGGCATTTCGTACGGCGTCGGTGTTTTCGGAATACGCTCCGCTCTTCGCGAGCTGGAGGGATATTGTCGTACCGACAGCCCTGCAGCCCGAACGGGCGATCAGCTACGGATTCAATGCGGTTCGGCAGTATGACGCGGGCGGGCTTTCCGGTATGCTCACGCTCGATATTTTTCGCACCGAGTTCCAGAATCAGATCGTTGCGGATTTCGACCAGCGATCCGATGCCGTCATTATCGCCAATCTCGGTGAACGCACCACCTCGGACCATCTGATGTTTGAGGCCACGGCACAGCTGCCTTTCGGTCTTGGACTGCGCGGAAGCTACATGTTGACCGAAGCTGTGGAGATTCATGGCGGAGTGCGGAAACTGCCGCCTTTCATTTCCCGTCACCGCGCGCTGGCTGTAATGACGATGGACATGTTTCGCGAACGGCTTACGGCGACGCTCAGCGCGGAATGGCGCAGCGGACAGAGTTTACCCAACAGCGCGCTATGGCCGGCGGAGTTTCGTCTCCCGGCCATTTCACCGGCGTTCACCCTGCTCAACGCACACCTGAATGCCAATCTTGGTCGCATAGACGTCTACGTCGGTGTCGAGAACCTTCTGGACTTCCGGCAGTCGGGTCCGATTCTCAATGCACGCAGACCCTTCGAGGCGCATTTCGAGCCGACGTTCGCATGGGGCCCCGTGAAAGGCCGTGAGGCGTATGCAGGTACACGCCTGCGTATCGGAGACTATTGATCCCGAAAAGCGGCGCTCCGCCGTAAGCGTGCGACAGAAATCGTCGTTTCAGAACCAATGAAAAAGGCGCGGTGTACATCGCGCCTTTTTCGTCGTCGGAGGGGGAAAGACTCCCGCTTCGATGGATTATTTCATAAACGTCATGCTGCGGGTGAGTACCGTGTTTCCGCTGCGGAGCGTCAGGATGTAGGTACCGGCTGTCAAGCCGTCGGCATGGAAGGACATGCTGTGCCTGCCGCGATCAAACTCACCGTCCGCGAGCCGTGCAACTTCACGGCCTAGCAGATCATTGACCGTGAGAATGACGTTTTCGCGCTGCGGGAGATCGAAACTGACCATGGTTGACGGGTTGAAGGGATTCGGATAATTCTGATGCAGCGTCAGCGAAGCTTCGCCCGGCAGCCGTTTGCTGTCGAGAATGAAGTCGCCGAGTTCCGCCTCCGTGGACTGAAGGATTTCACCGAAGGTGACACCGTCGGAGTGATGCGCGTAAATGATGAAGCGGCTGGTTTCCACGGTCGAGTCAACGGAAGTGAAGTTGAACGTTTTCGTGACACGCGTCTGCGAGCGCACCGTCGCTCCACCGCTGATGACTTCTCCGGCATCGCTCGGGATCACCTGCCGCATCACATGATTGTGGAAATAGGGGAACAACCTGGTTGAGCCACCCTCCGGCGGATAGAACACCTGCGTGTAATTCATCTGATCCTGTACCTGTGCGATATTCAGACGGACAGGGATGGCGAGGTCGCGGTGGAACAGTACCTCCACGGTGATACTTGTCCTTTTACTGACGGGATCGTAGGTCTTCGCCAGCACATTCAGGCTGATCGGGCTGCGCCTGGTTTGCAGCACCTCGGTAATGGACGAATTCCAGAGTGAGCGGCTGATTGCGGGGGCCGACTGTCCTTTGAACACGATGCGGTTTACAGAACCCTGTGGCCAACCCGTGAGCTTGATGATACCCGTCCAGAAACCTGTGGAAACAGTCTGCATGGGCTCGGTGGCACTGCCGCCGTGATACGCGATACCATGCACGCGGCCGGGGAAGCGCTCGATCATGGCTTTCAGGCTGTCGGCGCCGTAGGGACAGAAACCGCACCAGGTTCCGGTTCCTTCTTCCATCAATACGTTCTGCTCCGCATCAACATCCTCGTCCTGCACATGCAACGTGAGTGAGAGATCCGTGGAAGGCCGAATCGGATCGTTGGTCGTGACGGTGATTTTCCCCTGATGCACACCGTTGCCGGAGGAGGAATTCAACACCGCGGCAATATTGGCAACCTCACCGGGTGGCACACTTCCGGACGCCGTGGCGAGCGACATCCAGCTTCCGGCGGGTTCGACAACCGTCGCTTCCCAGGTCAGCGGCGCACTGCCATTGTTGCGGATCGGAAGATTCTGTTCGACGCTTCCGCCGTTTTTGAGCCAGACGTCAAAACTGGTGGTGGCGAAGTGTGCGAGCGGACCGCCCGCGGCATTGACATTGAGGATTTCCACAGCGGCGGTGACTCCGCTCGGCTGGTGATTTCCGCCGATCATGTACAATTTGTCCGTTCCGTCGAAAATCAACTGACTGGCGAAGTATACGGGAGTCGGTTTCTGATCCATCATGATCCAGGTGTCCTGTGCCGGATCATACGCGTATGTTTTACCTGACGGAGGACCATTGTTCTGACTGGCCGCGTTGTAGCCGCCGCTAAAGTACATCTTGCTGCCGTCCGAACCCGCGGAGAAGCGCATGACAGAGCCATCGGGATAGTTGGCGATCTGTGTCCAGGTAATGTCGTCGCCACTGATCGCTCCCTTGTACGCCCAGGCCCCGTACAAACCTTGTCCGTTGGTATAGCGCACGCCGCCAACGAATAACACGGTGTTGCCGACTACGGCGACGCCCTGCGCCCAGGCGGTGTAAGGCGTGAGAGAGCTGGATGTCGTCCAGCGGTCCGTTGCGGGATCGTAGATCTGGATGACGGTGGAGGAGGTGGTGAAAGCGGTCGTCCCGCCGCCGAGGACCCAGATGCGTCCGTTATGGACGAATGAACCCCCACCGTACACCGGCGTGGGCATATTGGATTTCGTTGTATAGGTGTTCGCGACGGGATCATACTCCAGCACGGACGGCTGTACGGTGAAGGGACTCGTGGAGCTGTAGCCGCCGATGAGGTAGATTTTTCCGTTTACGGTCTGTACCGCCGGAAGCGCGCGTTGTAAGGGTAAAGCGGCGATGGCGCTCCATAGGCCGCTGGCGGCATCCAGCTTGTAGCATTTCAGGTCGTAGCGTAAGTCGGCGCCGAGACCGCCAAACACGTACAGGTGTCCGTCATGCCACGCGGCACCTTCATAGCACTTGGCTGACAGCAGAGCGGGTCCGGTGGTCCATTGTCCTGCCGTACCGGCAAGTGAAGCGGGGACCTGCGAACCGGTTTTCATGATGTCAGCGAAGACGGGATGATCTTCGACGGCGTCGATGGTTTGCCCGCGCACCGGGCTTATCAGTGCGGAGAGAATAACACAGGCGAACAGCGTCCTCAGTAAACGTCGATGCATACGGCTTCTCCTTACGACGGTTGGTTCAATGATTTGTGAACTCTATGGAAACAAGACCAAGAGATGCGGGAACTGTTCCTTAAAGCATGACATTGTCGCTGCGGAATAAAAAAGTTACGTATCCGCAAAGTACGGACTCATGGTGTAAAGCGCAATCCGGAAGTCCGGGAATTCCGGGCACGAACAGCTATCCCTATGAAGATGAACTATCGTGGTGGTACGCGGAGGCCGTTGGCGTGAGAAATGAATTGAAGAATTTCGGAGAAGCGTATGAAGAACGCATCGGAGTCAGATGCAATCCATGTGGATAATACGATTCATGTCCGGATGCGGCCTGGTTCGCGTACCAGCAGCCAGAGCAGGGAGCTGACACCAAGCGAGACTGCCGCAATGATGAATATCAGCGCTTTGTCCTCCGTTTGCTGAATCAGGAGGCCAAGCCCGAGACTGACAACGAGTTGCGGGATGACGACGGAAAGATTGAATATGCCCATGAAAAACCCCATGCGAGACTTGTCAACATTCTCGGACATGATCGCGAAGGGGAGACTGACCACCGCGGCCCAACCAATGCCCGCGAACGCCATGAAAACATAGAGAAGCATGCTGCTCGTTGCGAACAAAACGATCATTGCGTATGCGGCAGCCATCACCGCCACGGCCAGTGTGTGCACCCGGACGCGACCGAGGCGTTCGGACAGCGGCTCCAGTACCGTAACAGGCAGGATAAATCCCACGGTGTTCAGTACAAGAAAGGAAATGCTGATGATTTGCCCCGTCGCGAAATCCGTCGCCGGACTGAGCTTCTGCATGATCCATGCGATGATGTACACGAACATGGTCTGTATCCCCAACCAGGAAAAGGCGTGTGCCGCATAGATGCGCAGTAACTGCCCCCAATCCGTCTGTGTCCTGCTGTTTTCGGCAGGATCCGTGCCGGCCGACGACAATACGCGCGGCTCCTCGATGAAGAGCGGCGGAAGCAGGGAAAACAAGAGGACAACGACCGCCCCGGCATAAATCAGCACGTAGTTCCCCAGAGTGGCTCCCAGCGCGTAGGCAGCGACACCAAAGAAACCACTAATTGTCTGCATCCAGGTGTATCCCTTGGTGCGTGGAATACCGTCCTCGGTAACATCGGCGATAATGGAGCGGGTCGGATTGAAACTGATATTGATGGCCAGATCCAGCGTGAGCGCCACAGCTATCGCGACACCAAGTATTCCTCCCAGACCGAGCTGATCGCTGATGACGTGAATATTTGGCAGCGCGATGAGCATCAATGCGGCGAGCACGCCGCCGATCAGAATGAATGGTCGCCGGCGTCCGCCCCAAAACCACACACGATCGCTAATGATGCCGATAATCACCTGTCCCAATATCCCCGCGAGCGGTCCGGCCGCCCAGACAATGCCTATCTCGTGAATATCGAGTCCATACTGTGTCCCCAGT
Proteins encoded in this region:
- a CDS encoding pirin family protein, coding for MSNNPILSIQKLGFQWETVDPFLFCVHHADAYPRGNAEMGPAASLAGRNLGQDFELRDGWRMYHGERVPGFPAHPHRGFETVTAVLRGFVDHSDSHGAAGRYGMGDVQWMTAGKGLQHCEMFPLINQEKENPLELFQIWLNLPAAKKYVEAHFRMLWAESIPTTEHRDVSGKKTLCTLITGRIGQTVAPDPAPDSWAADPANYVVIAIIAMEEGARWTLPAAPENVRRTLYAFEGSAPGIDGTELPFYHSAELRPDVAVELDARGGPLRMLLLQGRPIGEPVVQYGPFVMNTRAEIQQAFEDFQRTEFGGWPWERSDNVHDREKGRFARHADGRLEQPS
- a CDS encoding rubrerythrin family protein; translation: MSETKEHLKEAFAGESQANQKYRAFAKKAEREGYPNIAKLFRTTAEAERIHAEGHFAALEGIGSTAENLKAAIDGETYEYQEMYPPMLETAEAAAHRARTMFGYAVKAEEVHAQLYALALKAAEEGRDLEVSEFWLCPVCGHIEFGTPPDKCPICGLKSEKFVVVV
- a CDS encoding TonB-dependent receptor, translated to MKNSLRRIAPLLLCLFSLALPYSILAQTIHGSVSAVEEGQSVALPKAHVFWLGTKDGVLTDDHGHFHIERKRDATHLVVSHVSWETDTILVGDRLSIDVLLSVPRTTETVEVTATAPDTYVAPIPQRTEVITAQELEKAACCDLAGCFGTTSSVQPDATDVITDTRQLTMLGLGGVYTQVLVDNVPLPGDRLTRQFGIQSIPGPWVNRIMVSKGAGGVGQGSSAVSGLINVLLLEGMEENRVFFNAFGMSHLEQQYNAYVTTSVEKWNTILMLHGTRHGKRMDRDGDSFMDAPNVDRYSLLNKWTYTNEEDFTTNTGIRFAWEDRLGGQMDFNESLHRGGTDVYGQRMRNNRAEIYNRSDIGLGEGLTLRTHAIASLHELDAFYGTTSYDATQYAGFADAWLVMEPDETHTLTLGASWSWSELQENVDTGLNPLGKSYAGSYNLLESVPGVFIESKLLLYDKVLSLVTGVRADHYREYGIAMTPRLFLRYNMDEVTTLRLSAGTAFRTASVFSEYAPLFASWRDIVVPTALQPERAISYGFNAVRQYDAGGLSGMLTLDIFRTEFQNQIVADFDQRSDAVIIANLGERTTSDHLMFEATAQLPFGLGLRGSYMLTEAVEIHGGVRKLPPFISRHRALAVMTMDMFRERLTATLSAEWRSGQSLPNSALWPAEFRLPAISPAFTLLNAHLNANLGRIDVYVGVENLLDFRQSGPILNARRPFEAHFEPTFAWGPVKGREAYAGTRLRIGDY
- a CDS encoding Omp28-related outer membrane protein — encoded protein: MHRRLLRTLFACVILSALISPVRGQTIDAVEDHPVFADIMKTGSQVPASLAGTAGQWTTGPALLSAKCYEGAAWHDGHLYVFGGLGADLRYDLKCYKLDAASGLWSAIAALPLQRALPAVQTVNGKIYLIGGYSSTSPFTVQPSVLEYDPVANTYTTKSNMPTPVYGGGSFVHNGRIWVLGGGTTAFTTSSTVIQIYDPATDRWTTSSSLTPYTAWAQGVAVVGNTVLFVGGVRYTNGQGLYGAWAYKGAISGDDITWTQIANYPDGSVMRFSAGSDGSKMYFSGGYNAASQNNGPPSGKTYAYDPAQDTWIMMDQKPTPVYFASQLIFDGTDKLYMIGGNHQPSGVTAAVEILNVNAAGGPLAHFATTSFDVWLKNGGSVEQNLPIRNNGSAPLTWEATVVEPAGSWMSLATASGSVPPGEVANIAAVLNSSSGNGVHQGKITVTTNDPIRPSTDLSLTLHVQDEDVDAEQNVLMEEGTGTWCGFCPYGADSLKAMIERFPGRVHGIAYHGGSATEPMQTVSTGFWTGIIKLTGWPQGSVNRIVFKGQSAPAISRSLWNSSITEVLQTRRSPISLNVLAKTYDPVSKRTSITVEVLFHRDLAIPVRLNIAQVQDQMNYTQVFYPPEGGSTRLFPYFHNHVMRQVIPSDAGEVISGGATVRSQTRVTKTFNFTSVDSTVETSRFIIYAHHSDGVTFGEILQSTEAELGDFILDSKRLPGEASLTLHQNYPNPFNPSTMVSFDLPQRENVILTVNDLLGREVARLADGEFDRGRHSMSFHADGLTAGTYILTLRSGNTVLTRSMTFMK
- a CDS encoding MFS transporter — translated: MLDIQRRISNTFYVLLSLPATAMGFALSIQIAALSWILGTQYGLDIHEIGIVWAAGPLAGILGQVIIGIISDRVWFWGGRRRPFILIGGVLAALMLIALPNIHVISDQLGLGGILGVAIAVALTLDLAINISFNPTRSIIADVTEDGIPRTKGYTWMQTISGFFGVAAYALGATLGNYVLIYAGAVVVLLFSLLPPLFIEEPRVLSSAGTDPAENSRTQTDWGQLLRIYAAHAFSWLGIQTMFVYIIAWIMQKLSPATDFATGQIISISFLVLNTVGFILPVTVLEPLSERLGRVRVHTLAVAVMAAAYAMIVLFATSSMLLYVFMAFAGIGWAAVVSLPFAIMSENVDKSRMGFFMGIFNLSVVIPQLVVSLGLGLLIQQTEDKALIFIIAAVSLGVSSLLWLLVREPGRIRT